In a single window of the Papaver somniferum cultivar HN1 chromosome 8, ASM357369v1, whole genome shotgun sequence genome:
- the LOC113305197 gene encoding aspartic proteinase CDR1-like — translation MESYWIKINMDGAVMGHPGMAGAGFICRDSSAQTVMALVQPLGIIVALIDETWATLGLDTFSNLPQAFKNYFLMVDSGSDLIWTQCQGGSSYFHQDEPYYPAQGSSVLAKEKFTVNSDNDGLEYFDMILGIGTNQVNFEPFFGLGFMRRQPDVIVGILRLDGNPRSFLNQLDPAGEGKFAYCLKPYTDGTTSSTYLRFGSDAIIGGKGQQVYQIPLFFHRHDPGACYLNLEDISVGEIRIIFQSTDFQYKEDTGRGGCFIDSRSPLTSFPEAQITA, via the exons ATGGAATCGTATTGGATAAAGATCAACATGGATGGGGCTGTTATGGGACATCCAGGAATGGCGGGTGCAGGTTTTATTTGCAGGGATTCGAGTGCTCAAACTGTGATGGCTCTCGTGCAGCCTCTAGGAATAATTGTCGCGCTAATAGATGAAACATGGGCAACT CTAGGATTAGATACCTTCAGTAACTTACCACAAGCTTTCAAGAATTACTTTTTAATGGTTGATTCTGGTAGCGATCTTATATGGACTCAATGCCAAGGTGGCTCTTCTTATTTTCATCAAGACGAACCCTATTATCCTGCACAAGGTTCAA GTGTTTTGGCTAAAGAAAAATTCACTGTAAATTCAGATAACGATGGCCTTGAATATTTTGACATGATCTTAGGTATCGGCACTAACCAAGTGAATTTTGAACCATTTTTTGGGCTTGGGTTTATGAGGAGGCAACCTGATGTTATCGTAGGAATACTCCGTCTGGATGGAAACCCGAGGTCTTTTCTAAATCAATTAGATCCTGCCGGAGAAGGAAAATTTGCATACTGCCTAAAACCATATACTGATGGTACGACTTCGAGCACATACTTGAGGTTTGGTTCAGACGCGATAATCGGAGGTAAAGGTCAACAAGTATATcaaattccattatttttccATCGTCATGACCCAGGTGCATGTTACTTAAATTTGGAGGATATTAGTGTTGGTGAGATTAGAATCATATTTCAAAGCACAGATTTCCAGTACAAAGAGGATACTGGAAGAGGCGGTTGTTTCATAGATTCAAGGTCTCCATTGACCTCTTTTCCCGAAGCTCAGAtaacagcctag
- the LOC113303086 gene encoding protein ROOT PRIMORDIUM DEFECTIVE 1-like yields the protein MRSIKPLKKFFTSSTPTLFINPTSNQTLSNPISPSSSIKHFSQKTSIPNKQERVRDHGFDDYMETHKKIIKILKFQTIILSQPNQTINIARLDALSRRIGFKQFEAGTFVLKFPHIFQVYEHPVQRILYCRLTRKAFVQIEQEKQAIDEQIDDAVTRLRKILMLSNTGRIRLEHIRIARLDLGLPEDFEISVVLKYPQYFRLFDAEDTRHKYIEIVKKEPYLGISAIERLREGEYRERGIDAENIRFSFIVNFPPGFKIGKYYKIAVWKWQRLPYWSPYEDISDYDLRSLEAKKRMEKRAVAMIHELLSLTVEKKLSLERIAHFRTPMDLPNKLKEFLLQHQGIFYISTRGNQGKLHTIFLREAYRKGELVEPNDLYLARRKLAELIMLGARKANTSRELGTFRRARGADEIRGIRTEFVETNGGGLTSEDNVVKYGEEEEEELSLSNSFDWGRDGNEEEGNTDGDQEEDSACSRSISDSEDIDNDSDFVGSTDSDDAHAKSE from the coding sequence ATGAGATCTATTAAACCCTTGAAGAAATTCTTCACTTCATCAACACCAACCCTATTCATAAACCCTACTTCTAATCAAACTCTCTCAAATCCCATTTCACCCTCATCATCAATCAAACACTTCTCACAAAAAACTTCAATCCCTAATAAACAAGAAAGAGTAAGAGACCATGGATTTGATGATTACATGGAAACTCACAAAAAGATCATCAAAATACTCAAATTCCAAACCATAATTCTATCACAAcccaatcaaacaatcaacatTGCTCGTCTCGACGCGCTGTCTCGGCGTATTGGATTCAAACAATTTGAAGCAGGTACATTTGTGCTTAAATTTCCTCATATTTTCCAAGTTTATGAACACCCAGTTCAACGTATACTATACTGTCGTCTTACTAGAAAGGCATTTGtacaaattgaacaagaaaaacaagctaTTGATGAACAAATTGATGATGCTGTTACTCGTCTTAGGAAAATTTTGATGTTGTCTAATACTGGGAGAATTCGGCTCGAGCATATTCGGATTGCAAGGCTTGATTTAGGGTTACCTGAGGACTTTGAGATTTCGGTAGTTTTGAAATATCCACAGTATTTTAGACTCTTTGATGCTGAAGATACTAGGCATAAGTATATTGAGATTGTTAAGAAAGAGCCTTATTTGGGGATTTCTGCGATTGAGAGGTTAAGGGAGGGGGAATATAGAGAAAGGGGTATTGATGCTGAGAATATAAggttttcttttattgtgaatttTCCGCCGGGGTTTAAGATAGGTAAATATTATAAGATTGCTGTATGGAAATGGCAAAGATTACCTTATTGGTCTCCGTATGAGGATATATCAGATTATGATCTTCGATCATTGGAGGCGAAGAAGCGAATGGAGAAACGGGCTGTTGCTATGATTCATGAGTTGTTGTCGTTAACAGTAGAGAAGAAGCTTAGTTTGGAGAGAATTGCGCATTTTAGAACGCCAATGGATTTACCTAACAAGCTTAAGGAGTTTTTACTTCAGCATCAGGGTATATTTTATATTTCAACAAGGGGGAATCAGGGGAAGCTTCATACTATTTTTCTGAGAGAAGCTTATAGAAAAGGGGAGCTTGTAGAGCCTAATGATTTATACTTGGCTAGGAGAAAGTTGGCGGAGTTGATAATGTTGGGCGCTAGAAAGGCAAATACGAGCCGGGAATTGGGCACCTTTAGGAGGGCTAGGGGAGCTGATGAAATCAGGGGGATTAGAACTGAGTTTGTTGAAACGAATGGTGGAGGTCTCACGTCTGAAGACAATGTTGTAAAATatggggaggaagaagaagaggaattgAGCTTGAGCAATAGTTTTGATTGGGGGAGAGATGGCAATGAAGAAGAGGGCAATACAGATGGTGATCAAGAAGAGGATAGTGCCTGTTCGAGATCAATTAGTGATTCGGAAGATATTGATAATGACAGTGATTTTGTAGGATCCACTGATTCAGATGATGCTCATGCTAAGAGCGAGTGA